One part of the Hippoglossus hippoglossus isolate fHipHip1 chromosome 11, fHipHip1.pri, whole genome shotgun sequence genome encodes these proteins:
- the LOC117770910 gene encoding uncharacterized protein LOC117770910 isoform X8, producing MEEQKPPPEKDAVEHILARKDKSSLRHRFIDHFKGKGLANSQLDVRDGSPQEMMESVTLQPDDASCSKQDESALITDEHSSDEEYLPNEDIQEPKEPTFARKNYCYVCGKGMTKLTRHFLRHADEETEIAGAFALPIYSKERKRLFEDLRNRGNYKHNQEVLRNNSGELKLKRRPSKANVSAKAFALCLHCKGLYKRRDLSRHVERCHSRKRSCPVNSTSTIPFTRDVQDFYRYLETTSASAIKTLKMYENPQVYNVLSKLTLAQLTVLNKGAPEVSKMSLKSFQERDDSTRVLSKHFIRINVVSKNRLKVAVLLTPELVSAITLLVDKRQNCGVHEDNPFLFAKPDRTDSSVYSGVHCIRSFSNLCEAKNPEHLRLVHLHKHIARVFQILNLENNELDHLAKLLGRDIRADRDYYRLPGAAVELAKIAKLLLAMEKGALEKFKGISLDEMEIEDELEPDVEMCKPKDSDTEEDSDESDVPPLQNENVKRPCRKRTPEKDALEHIKTRRDKPFLQEMLIDTIKGKGVFTHQSIEPSSFVVEYRGNISTRTETRGKERGDTLNNYLFDFSWNGTNWRVDASKSHGGFGRLVNDDHVSPNCEMKKIVFEEKPHLCLFAVKEIHRGEEITYDYGDSSYPWRSTTTSEELNSTQTHLKDAASSPEDEMVVDFEAFSSEESCGDDEYVPGPDEEPSSVEYDNEVKDDDEQKNNPDVVDSSEQQPTDDSPVQQEDDSNDHPPERDAINLSPANKNYCYVCGKPQSKISRHLLTHRHEEADIAQVFALRRNSKERKKQMDDLRKRGNYKHNQEVLKTCCGELKVSKRSKVSLTNSNLFAPCLYCKGMYSRKLMWRHVRKCSNKLFKGAIGPKTKVLTLVATTVSTEPREMTSYVRDVLKNLNNDEISSAVREDCYLLRLAQCLCFTNKTKKQSEYIRRKLREMGRVLLRLRKKSISCFEDAVKPENFSKVVEAVKELSGFREETQSCDRPTFAQKLGETLKKIGDISYAVALKEDADKETIHQAETFMRLCAEEWGPRSKSFIKNPSTILFTQDAQLLYQCIEKTAASAVQSLTMYESPPVYNALLRVTLAQAAILNANVFKKVPRVTLKSFQERDDAELHTDASVGRSQLEQILCKRFVTINVMSKAERKGHDKEIALMLTPELLSAITLLVSKRESCGVHALNSFLFARPVAIRTSFYQGQTCISLFVARCGAKNLETQRPALFRKHMVRTYQILSLTNDELDQLAKLLARDIQTDRDYYQKPEAAGDIAKISELLSEMENGSVERFEGKSFEDIEIPDELQPDLKECDSDNNDANEDCEDAESSVLSRDSSPQKRVSSSKKRGRRKRKKSESEESVQDEEEHDEGDAESDDQSEEVPAKCAEETPSRGNEEATNVSFSDEDMNVDFDMDEDTDDDVRNDNRDGDVGSDGSAAMPPRTQVKGRTEQDEDVSDNKKERSPHKNSTDTDPEETMDVDAEETDKVTGGEGADGREVDTSGSSAALNTEKKKRLLAQMNGMKKVKVLIPKLDINLQNPVHISQLPPAFKKWLEKDQPLQDDDNEPETSSSSTDAKNHPTTEEATYMTCSHCEKSMMKGQTAYQKKGFTHVFCSKSCLFEKFPVNKPDTKTCHSCHKAITQPLDLVMAVVDAQGTVKDFCALTCLCLFKSVHAPAQTPQSLCSMCNKSCAATCELSLTQAVHKFCNKSCLDGFCRDNMPACDNCSSHCRKQPLMLELEEDGTKTICSEECLTEFKEKTETPQPCSMCLTSQQMSDMVNYKSIEGTVKLFCNRGCMVSYQLKPAAQENKRKAWLKKKKKGQQTKQKPNTEGVSVDSGSTAEEPTLISAASCVSCRTCETRMMKGQTVYQLKSSSDVFCSASCFTQMNPHIKVVTKHCHNCFQVILQPLKVILAPVGDVGTMKELCGETCLASVNSRMSTAVLKTQPQVGYHKVNNLTAPQCDICASTCTDDQFLLKMEDSRVCSKECLVKFKEKVKTPQMCPMCQTSHQLSDMVEDKDQDGRLDFFCSNRCSVVYKAQFLTQSAKTSSSSEERNIKDVTPKDVKPKLDFIKQEPVDEGYNQNLPPGVATEHIKDEPNVTKDLKTDPVFFLTTDSPPSEDTSLCHVDLKLSCLSCKKTLMDGETVYQRKDHADIFCSTACILTFYQMKPVRKTCQFCLEEVRESQDVLQFPVEPEGTLKDFCSRACLSSFNYKKVVSTKIPIVPLASHSQCSMCGRYCISKHEIIKQGLVHKICSDPCFFRFCNMNNLSLCQNCHCRCNTLLTLKMKEGSKKLCTAACVAQVKKTIRTLQPCVMCQSSCPASDMVETITSENVVELFCTNSCVMAAKIQAASVSGAPLNCDNCGRNTLPACHLAMPDATIRNFCTLACAMTFKETQKDTSAPSHLSGASDPTTSDFLKPPENLLCPQCRRIIRTSPKVVQQKGKVTFVCSLACSQEFKRVTNITTTCEYCRTEGIARDAKRIDSKDCFFCSDGCKILFSHELERKWGKHCDSCAYCRSGSRTVLTANYAGKKEEFCSEVCMSKYNMLYCCYAKCDTCSHKGKLRESLSMLGEVKHFCDLRCVLHFCNKRLQVVNTDSSSPESAGAAASSPIITSVISLSSTTQHESVPEIQTKVVGHASVQTAPRELKNKSVLCSPLVHNKGVSCTTATVDAEAQTDNFVPQVIVLPLPVPAYVPLPMNMYSQYTPQPVGLPVPLPVPIFLPVALDRPDPATKERVEPPEADLHLRSETGTQQDDRSGRENGLRAEELTTEDERQETQDLNEHTSSFDDDLDKNDLGSFNLQEHSFTDVSLWSPGQPHTPAPPPIREEPASSAPAPPPSQQTLLSKVHNKNEGPKLPQLCKATKEETFQRDLSKLMSRKQHKQKSQCGIDAWKRWIQGRKSQTNLDPVSFKENVLLCSAAELSDGLCCFVNEVKQADGEPHPPDSLFYLCLSIQQFLFENDRMENIFSDVIYSQFTTEFTKILKRLKPSVTAAGYVQSCVEEEFLWECKQLGAYSPIVLLNTLLFFCCKNFGFTTVEQHRQLSFTQLTCCTRTNLNHTRTTSLRFYPPISTTEALPDGVPAKKRKKGNVENSLEMMENPENPENPLHCPVRLCEFYLSKCSESVKQRSDWFFLWSRSLLCSQQPPLVLLFPTGWRHHGGHARSNPHSPRAAGQKVAELRPNGQQTTPRSHVFVKVVKDILSDGNCKEETSSSRLPVLTQFTSLQSLHIHVLFLVSFQSVECQHFQL from the exons ATGGAGGAGCAGAAACCCCCCCCAGAGAAAGATGCTGTGGAACACATACTTGCTCGTAAAGACAAATCCTCGCTGAGGCATCGATTCATAGACCACTTTAAAG ggAAAGGACT TGCCAACAGTCAGTTGGACGTCAGGGACGGTTCACCTCAAGAGATGATGGAGTCGGTTACGCTGCAACCAGACGATGCTTCATGCAGCAAGCAGGACGAGTCGGCTCTGATCACTGATGAACACAGCTCGGATGAAGAATACTTACCCAATGAGGATATACAGGAGCCCAAAGAGCCAACCTTCGCCAGGAAAAATTATTGTTATGTTTGTGGGAAAGGAATGACTAAACTCACTCGTCATTTTTTAAGACATGCTGATGAAGAAACTGAGATTGCTGGAGCCTTTGCATTGCCCATATATTCTAAGGAACGGAAAAGGTTATTTGAGGATTTAAGAAACAGAGGAAATTACAAACATAATCAAGAGGTGTTGAGGAACAACAGCGGAGAGTTAAAACTTAAAAGACGACCGTCAAAAGCGAATGTTAGTGCTAAAGCATTTGCACTCTGTCTGCATTGTAAAGGCTTGTACAAACGTAGGGATCTGTCTAGGCATGTAGAGAGATGCCATTCTAGGAAAAGGTCATGCCCT GTAAACAGCACGTCTACGATACCGTTCACACGTGATGTGCAGGATTTCTACAGGTACCTAGAAACGACATCAGCGTCTGCCATCAAAACCCTGAAGATGTATGAAAACCCACAGGTCTACAATGTACTCTCCAAACTGACGCTTGCACAGTTGACCGTCTTAAACAAAGGTGCACCTGAGGTTTCTAAAATGTCACTGAAGTCATTCCAGGAGCGGGACGACTCCACTCGAGTGTTGTCCAAGCACTTCATCAGGATAAATGTTGTGAGCAAGAATAGACTAAAAGTTGCTGTTTTGTTGACACCTGAGCTCGTCAGTGCAATCACACTGCTTGTGGACAAGAGACAGAACTGTGGCGTACACGAAGACAACCCTTTCCTGTTTGCAAAGCCCGACCGCACTGATTCAAGCGTCTACAGTGGAGTGCACTGCATCAGGAGTTTCTCAAATCTGTGTGAAGCAAAAAACCCAGAGCATCTCAGGTTGGTGCATCTCCACAAGCACATTGCAAGAGTGTTCCAGATTCTCAACCTGGAGAACAATGAGCTGGATCACCTGGCGAAGCTGCTGGGTCGTGACATTCGGGCTGACAGGGATTACTACCGTTTGCCAGGGGCGGCGGTGGAACTGGCAAAAATTGCGAAACTACTTCTGGCAATGGAAAAGGGTGCTCTTGAAAAATTCAAAGGAATCTCTCTGGATGAAATGGAGATTGAGG ATGAGTTGGAGCCGGATGTGGAGATGTGCAAACCAAAAGACAGTGATACTGAAGAGGACAGCGACGAATCAGATGTTCCACCTCTGCAGAACG AAAATGTGAAACGGCCATGCAGAAAGCGGACTCCTGAGAAAGATGCCCTGGAGCACATAAAGACCCGCAGAGACAAACCGTTCCTACAGGAAATGTTGATTGACACGATCAAAG GAAAAGGTGTTTTCACCCATCAGTCCATCGAACCATCCAGCTTTGTTGTTGAGTATCGGGGGAACATCTCCACTCGCACTGAGACCCGGGGAAAAGAACGTGGCGATACTTTGAACAATTACCTGTTTGACTTTTCGTGGAATGGAACAAACTGGCG TGTCGATGCGTCGAAAAGCCACGGAGGGTTTGGGAGACTCGTGAATGATGACCACGTTAGTCCCAACTGTGAGATGAAGAAGATAGTTTTTGAGGAGAAGCCGCACTTGTGCCTGTTTGCAGTGAAGGAAATACATCGAGGCGAGGAGATAACTTACGACTACGGGGACTCGTCGTACCCCTGGCGCTCGACG ACAACCAGTGAGGAATTgaattcaacacaaacacacttgaaaGATGCTGCATCTTCACCGGAGGATGAAATG GTGGTGGACTTTGAAGCCTTTAGTTCTGAAGAATCCTGTGGTGATGACGAGTATGTCCCTGGCCCTGATGAAGAGCCAAGCAGCGTTGAATACGACAATGAAGTCAAAGATGATGACGAGCAGAAGAACAATCCAGATGTCGTAGATTCTTCTGAACAGCAACCCACTGATGATTCCCCCGTCCAGCAGGAGGACGACTCCAATGACCATCCCCCTGAGAGAGATGCCATAAACCTTTCCCCCGCCAACAAAAACTATTGTTACGTTTGCGGGAAACCTCAGTCCAAAATTTCTCGTCATCTTTTGACCCATAGACACGAGGAGGCCGACATCGCTCAAGTGTTTGCACTACGTCGAAATTCCAAAGAACGAAAAAAGCAAATGGACGACCTACGAAAAAGAGGAAATTACAAACATAATCAGGAGGTGTTGAAGACTTGCTGTGGAGAACTGAAAGTGTCGAAAAGATCTAAAGTGTCCCTTACAAATAGTAACTTGTTTGCCCCCTGTCTGTACTGTAAAGGCATGTATAGTCGTAAGCTAATGTGGCGACATGTGCGAAAGTGCTCAAACAAGTTATTTAAGGGTGCAATAGGTCCCAAGACCAAAGTTTTAACTTTGGTTGCTACCACAGTGTCAACAGAGCCGAGAGAAATGACATCATATGTGAGGGACGTTTTAAAGAACCTGAATAACGATGAGATTTCATCTGCGGTGCGGGAGGATTGTTACTTGCTGCGTCTGGCACAGTGTttgtgcttcacaaataaaacgAAAAAACAATCAGAGTACATTAGACGGAAGCTGAGGGAAATGGGAAGGGTCCTGTTAAGGTTAAGGAAAAAGTCGATAAGTTGCTTTGAAGATGCTGTCAAGCCTGAAAACTTCAGCAAAGTGGTTGAAGCCGTCAAGGAGCTCAGTGGTTTCAGGGAAGAGACACAGTCTTGTGACAGACCAACTTTTGCGCAGAAGTTGGGAGAGACGCTCAAGAAGATTGGGGACATAAGTTACGCCGTAGCTTTGAAAGAGGATGCTGACAAAGAGACAATACACCAAGCAGAGACATTTATGAGGCTGTGTGCCGAAGAATGGGGCCCCCGATCAAAATCCTTTATAAAAAACCCATCGACCATACTGTTCACCCAGGACGCGCAGCTTTTATACCAGTGCATTGAGAAGACAGCAGCGTCTGCAGTCCAGAGCCTGACGATGTACGAAAGCCCCCCAGTCTACAATGCACTTCTCAGAGTGACACTTGCACAAGCGGCGATCTTGAATGCAAACGTGTTCAAAAAAGTGCCACGAGTAACCCTGAAGTCATTCCAGGAGAGGGACGACGCCGAGCTTCACACAGACGCGTCTGTTGGCCGGTCACAGCTCGAACAGATTCTCTGCAAGCGCTTTGTGACGATCAATGTGATGAGCAAAGCTGAAAGAAAGGGTCACGATAAAGAAATTGCTCTTATGTTGACGCCAGAACTACTGAGCGCAATAACACTGCTGGTGAGCAAGAGAGAATCATGTGGTGTACATGCACTGAATTCCTTCTTATTCGCTAGACCTGTCGCCATACGTACAAGCTTCTACCAGGGGCAAACGTGCATCAGCCTCTTTGTGGCCCGGTGCGGTGCAAAGAACCTTGAGACCCAAAGGCCCGCGCTGTTTCGGAAGCACATGGTAAGAACTTACCAGATCCTGAGCCTCACAAACGACGAGCTTGATCAGCTTGCCAAGTTGCTGGCCCGCGACATTCAGACCGACCGGGACTATTATCAGAAGCCAGAGGCGGCTGGAGACATCGCGAAAATATCAGAGCTCCTCTCAGAAATGGAGAACGGATCTGTTGAGAGATTTGAAGGAAAATCCTTTGAGGACATTGAGATTCCAG ATGAACTGCAGCCGGATTTGAAGGAGTGCGATTCTGACAACAATGACGCCAATGAGGACTGTGAAGATGCAGAAAGTTCAGTTCTGTCAAGAG ACTCATCACCTCAAAAAAGAGTTTCCTCCTCGAAGAAACGCGGCCGAcgcaagaggaagaagagtgaaaGTGAAGAGTCTGTGCAAGATGAAGAGGAACATGATGAGGGGGACGCAGAGAGTGATGACCAGTCGGAGGAGGTTCCCGCCAAGTGTGCCGAGGAGACACCGTCTCGTGGCAACGAAGAGGCAACAAACGTTTCTTTCAGTGATGAGGACATGAACGTGGACTTCGATATGGACGAAGACACCGATGACGACGTCAGAAATGACAACCGTGATGGAGACGTTGGATCAGATGGATCAGCAGCAATGCCTCCGAGGACACAAGTGAAAGGACGCACAGAGCAGGACGAGGACGTCAGTGATAATAAGAAAGAGCGCTCACCACATAAGAACTCCACTGACACAGACCCTGAAGAGACCATGGACGTcgatgcagaggaaacagacaaaGTGACGGGAGGGGAAGGAGCTGACGGCAGGGAAGTGGATACAAGTGGTTCCTCTGCCGCCTTAAACACAG aaaagaagaaaaggttATTAGCGCAAATGAATGGGATGAAGAAAGTGAAGGTGTTAATCCCAAAACTGGACATT AATTTGCAGAATCCAGTCCACATTTCCCAGTTACCACCTGCGTTTAAGAAGTGGCTGGAGAAAGATCAGCCGCTCCAGGACGACGACAACGAGCCCGAAACATCTTCCAGTTCCACAGATGCCAAAAATCATCCCACAACTGAAGAG GCCACATACATGACGTGCTCCCACTGTGAGAAGAGCATGATGAAGGGACAAACCGCTTACCAGAAGAAGGGATTCACACACGTCTTCTGTTCTAAAAGTTGCCTCTTCGAGAAGTTCCCCGTCAACAAGCCAGACACCAAGACCTGTCACTCCTGTCACAA GGCGATAACGCAGCCTCTGGACCTCGTCATGGCCGTAGTCGACGCTCAAGGGACTGTGAAGGACTTCTGCGCTCTGACCTGCCTGTGCCTTTTCAAGTCCGTACATGCGCCTGCCCAAACACCACAGTCCCTCTGCAGCATGTGCAACAAGTCCTGCGCT GCCACGTGTGAGTTGTCTTTAACGCAGGCTGTCCACAAGTTTTGCAACAAATCCTGTTTGGACGGTTTCTGCCGGGACAACATGCCGGCCTGTGATAACTGCAGCTCCCACTGCCGGAAGCAGCCGCTgatgctggagctggaggaagacGGCACGAAGACCATCTGCAGTGAGGAATGTCTGACGGAATTTAAAGAG AAAACCGAAACCCCCCAACCGTGCTCCATGTGCCTCACGTCTCAGCAGATGTCAGACATGGTCAACTACAAAAGCATCGAGGGCACAGTGAAGCTCTTCTGCAATCGCGGCTGTATGGTTTCATACCAACTGAAGCCTGCAGCTCAAG AAAATAAACGCAAAGCttggttgaaaaaaaagaaaaaaggccaACAGACCAAACAAAAACCGAATACT GAAGGTGTGAGCGTTGATTCAGGCTCCACTGCTGAGGAACCAACACTCATCAGCGCAGCCTCGTGTGTCTCCTGTCGCACCTGTGAGACGAGGATGATGAAGGGCCAAACAGTTTATCAGCTGAAGAGCTCGTCGGACGTGTTCTGTTCGGCCTCCTGCTTCACTCAAATGAATCCACACATCAAAGTCGTCACCAAACACTGCCACAACTGCTTTCA GGTGATACTGCAGCCTCTCAAAGTCATCCTGGCTCCAGTGGGTGATGTAGGAACAATGAAGGAGCTGTGCGGCGAGACCTGCCTCGCGTCTGTCAACTCCAGGATGAGCACGGCCGTCCTGAAGACCCAACCGCAAGTCGGCTACCACAAAGTCAACAACCTGACTGCGCCTCAATGTGACATCTGCGCCTCCACCTGCACCGACGACCAGTTCCTGCTGAAGATGGAGGACAGCAGAGTCTGCAGCAAAGAATGTCTGGTCAAGTTCAAAGAG AAAGTCAAGACGCCTCAGATGTGCCCCATGTGTCAGACTTCTCATCAGCTGTCGGACATGGTTGAGGACAAAGACCAGGACGGCAGGTTGGACTTCTTCTGCAGCAACAGATGTTCGGTGGTGTACAAGGCGCAGTTTCTCACCCAGTCAG CGAAGACCAGCTCATCATCTGAGGAGCGCAATATTAAGGATGTGACGCCAAAAGACGTGAAACCAAAGTTGGACTTT ATAAAACAGGAGCCGGTCGACGAGGGGTACAACCAGAATCTGCCTCCCGGCGTCGCCACAGAACACATCAAGGATGAGCCAAACGTGACAAAG GACTTGAAGACCGATCCTGTTTTCTTCCTGACGACAGACTCGCCTCCATCAGAAGACACCTCTCTCTGCCACGTGGATTTGAAACTGTCTTGCCTCAGCTGCAAGAAGACGCTGATGGACGGAGAGACCGTTTACCAAAGGAAGGACCATGCGGACATCTTCTGCTCCACCGCCTGCATCTTAACGTTTTACCAAATGAAACCAGTGAGGAAGACCTGCCAGTTCTGCCTCGA GGAGGTAAGGGAGTCGCAGGACGTCCTCCAGTTCCCGGTGGAGCCTGAGGGGACATTAAAGGACTTCTGCAGCCGGGCCTGTCTGTCCTCCTTCAACTACAAGAAAGTCGTGTCCACCAAAATACCCATCGTGCCTCTCGCATCACATTCCCAATGCAGCATGTGCGGCAGATACTGCATT agcAAACATGAGATCATAAAGCAGGGCCTGGTTCACAAGATCTGCAGCGACCCGTGTTTTTTCCGTTTCTGCAACATGAACAATCTGTCCCTCTGTCAGAACTGTCACTGCCGCTGCAACACACTGCTCACCCTCAAGATGAAGGAGGGCAGCAAAAAACTTTGCACTGCGGCGTGTGTGGCCCAAGTAAAAAAG ACAATCCGAACATTGCAGCCGTGTGTCATGTGCCAGTCTTCCTGTCCGGCATCAGACATGGTGGAAACCATAACCAGTGAAAACGTGGTGGAGCTCTTCTGCACCAACAGCTGTGTGATGGCAGCAAAGATCCAGGCTGCCAGTGTGTCAG GCGCTCCACTGAACTGTGATAACTGTGGGAGGAACACACTACCCGCCTGCCACCTCGCCATGCCAGACGCCACCATCAGAAACTTCTGCACTCTCGCCTGTGCCATGACCTTCAAG GAGACGCAGAAAGACACAAGtgctccctctcacctctcaggAGCCTCGGATCCAACCACCAGTGACTTCCTCAAACCACCAGAGAACCTGCTGTGTCCCCAGTGTCGACGCATCATAAGGACTTCACCCAAAGTTGTCCAGCAAAAG gGCAAAGTGACTTTCGTGTGCAGCCTGGCCTGTTCTCAAGAGTTCAAGAGGGTCACGAACATCACGACAACGTGTGAATACTGTAGAACTGAAGGTATCGCCAGAGACGCGAAGAGAATCGACAGCAAAGACTGCTTCTTCTGCAGTGATG gctGCAAGATTCTCTTTAGTCatgagctggagaggaagtgggGGAAACACTGTGACTCGTGTGCTTACTGCCGCTCCGGCTCCAGGACAGTGTTGACGGCAAATTacgcaggaaaaaaagaggaattcTGCTCTGAGGTCTGCATGTCAAAATACAACATGCTCTACTGCTGC TATGCCAAGTGCGACACCTGCAGTCATAAAGGGAAACTGCGAGAGAGCCTTTCCATGCTGGGGGAGGTCAAACACTTCTGTGACCTCAGATGTGTCCTTCACTTCTGCAACAAAAGGCTCCAGGTGGTCAACACAG attcctcctctcctgaGTCTGCAGGTGCAGCAGCGTCCTCGCCCATCATCACCAGCGTTATCTCCC TATCCAGCACTACACAACATG AATCTGTCCCTGAAATTCAAACGAAGGTCGTCGGACAT GCCAGTGTTCAAACCGCTCCCAGGGAACTGAAGAACAAGTCTGTGCTCTGCTCCCCGTTGGTCCACAACAAAGGAGTCTCTTGTACGACAGCGACTGTGGACGCAGAAGCACAAACAG ACAACTTCGTACCTCAGGTCATAGTGCTGCCTCTCCCAGTGCCGGCCTACGTTCCACTACCAATGAACATGTACAGCCAGTACACACCACAGCCTGTGGGTCTACCGGTACCG CTGCCAGTGCCCATCTTCCTCCCTGTGGCGCTGGACCGTCCTGATCCAGCGACGAAAGAGAGAGTCGAGCCTCCTGAGGCAGATCTCCACCTCAGGTCTGAGACGGGGACCCAGCAGGACGACCGGAGCGGGAGAGAGAACGGGCTGAGGGCTGAAGAGCTGACCACTGAAGACGAAAGACAAGAAACTCAGGACCTAAACG AACACACCAGTAGCTTCGACGATGATTTGGATAAAAACGATCTGGGTAGTTTCAACCTCCAGGAGCACTCGTTCACTGACGTCAGCCTTTGGTCGCCCGGTCAACCACacactccagctcctcctcccatcAGAGAGGAGCCCGCGAGCTCTGCACCTGCTCCTCCACCGTCACAGCAAACGCTCCTGAGCAAAGTCCACAACAAGAACGAG GGTCCTAAGTTGCCCCAGTTGTGTAAGGCCACCAAAGAGGAGACGTTTCAAAGAGACTTGTCTAAACTCATGTCGAGgaaacagcacaaacagaagAGTCAGTGTGGGATCGATGCCTGGAAGAGATGGATTCAGGGGAGGAAGTCACAAACCAACCTGGACCCTGTTTCTT TCAAGGAGAACGTTCTTCTCTGTTCTGCGGCTGAACTGAGCGACGGCCTCTGTTGCTTCGTCAATGAGGTGAAACAAGCGGATGGAGAGCCGCACCCCCCCGACAGTCTGTTCTACCTCTGCCTCAGCATTCAACAG TTTCTGTTTGAGAACGATCGCATGGAGAACATATTCAGTGACGTGATCTACAGCCAGTTCACCACCGAGTTCACCAAGATCCTCAAACGTCTCAAACCCTCGGTCACAGCCGCTG GTTACGTCCAGTCCTGCGTGGAGGAGGAGTTTCTTTGGGAATGTAAACAGTTGGGGGCGTACTCCCCCATCGTCCTCCTCAACACCctgctcttcttctgctgcaAGAACTTTGGCTTCACCACGGTGGAGCAGCACCGCCAGCTGTCCTTCACCCAGCTTACCTGCTGCACCAGAACCAACCTGAACCACACCCGGACCACTTCCCTGCGCTTCTACCCACCCATATCCACGACTGAAGCTCTGCCAG